One window from the genome of Crassostrea angulata isolate pt1a10 unplaced genomic scaffold, ASM2561291v2 HiC_scaffold_98, whole genome shotgun sequence encodes:
- the LOC128169112 gene encoding fucolectin-5-like, protein TVPLELAFGKPAEQSSTYLLHGPEYAVDGNNGTNLILDNCAHTGDGDTNRWWMVDLQAVYSIKSVRILNRGMDEYGTDVSFRLQDVTVTVGLTESDVNTLCGFFAGPGTLSQLVVIDSPTLPQGRFVKISKTTEYLTLCEVDVFGFSL, encoded by the exons TTACAGTTCCATTGGAGCTTGCATTTGGTAAACCTGCTGAACAATCGTCAACGTATTTATTACATGGGCCCGAGTATGCAGTAGATGGTAACAATGGTACAAACCTTATCCTAGACAACTGTGCACACACAGGTGATGGCGACACAAATCGGTGGTGGATGGTGGATCTGCAGGCTGTGTATTCCATCAAGTCTGTCAGAATACTCAATAGAGGAATGGATGAGTACGGAACGG ATGTGTCATTCCGGCTGCAAGATGTAACCGTCACTGTAGGGCTGACAGAATCTGATGTCAACACTCTCTGTGGATTCTTTGCTGGTCCTGGTACTCTGTCACAGCTGGTCGTCATCGACTCTCCGACATTACCACAGGGGAGATTCGTAAAGATCTCCAAGACAACTGAGTATCTCACTCTTTGTGAAGTTGACGTGTTTGGATTCTCCCTGTAA